The Neodiprion fabricii isolate iyNeoFabr1 chromosome 4, iyNeoFabr1.1, whole genome shotgun sequence genome window below encodes:
- the LOC124179771 gene encoding ATPase H(+)-transporting accessory protein 2 isoform X2: MFRQILCVAVTLAAVQAHGTFTIMHSPESVTFHGNEEVCQSLLPEIFSLTLGYTTKMRGSWDGMRITNIFDLPEAVVGVAIEGVTSIEPPRGKHYPLIEDESEETTWQALSGRLEERDNSETVVRINTADGVDALGRSALGELKLKPVNVASLKTLSLENESDRKFLEEIQLLDAFTNKVLSGITIDDKTDLYWFVVSALSPVIDSHRDKPAAVKEALAILNDALSRLSNAFVDAYKGKVIIAVFTNDASHVRHTRAAGDGVGSRVDNITSNTINASKEYDATYPVMFTIFLWFGVAFVFSLIAICITIADMDPGRDSIIYRMTSNRMKKDN; encoded by the exons atgttCCGGCAGATATTATGCGTGGCTGTCACGCTGGCTGCAG TTCAAGCCCATGGGACATTCACTATCATGCACAGCCCAGAGAGCGTCACGTTCCATGGAAATGAGGAAGTTTGTCAAAGCCTGCTACCTGAGATTTTCAGTTTAACGCTTGGATACACTACGAAAATG AGAGGCTCGTGGGACGGAATGAGAATCACGAATATCTTTGATCTACCTGAAGCAGTAGTCGGCGTCGCCATAGAAGGTGTGACATCTATAGAACCGCCCAGAGGCAAACATTACCCTCTGATCGAAGATGAGTCAGAAGAAACTACATGGCAAGCTTTGAGTGGTCGTCTTGAAGAGCGTGACAACTCTGAAACGGTTGTCAGAATTAATACTGCAGATGGTGTAGATGCT CTGGGACGATCTGCTCTTGGAGAGTTGAAACTTAAACCAGTCAACGTGGCATCTTTAAAAACACTTAGTTTAGAAAATGAGTCGGACAGGAAATTTTTGGAAGAAATACAGTTGCTGGACGCTTTCACAAACAAAGTATTGTCAGGAATAACTATCGATGACAAAACAGATCTTTACTGGTTCGTCGTCTCCGCACTTTCGCCTGTAATCGATTCTCACAGGGATAAACCAGCTGCAGTTAAAGAAGCTTTGGCTATTCTCAATGATGCTCTTAGTCGTCTCAGTAACGCATTCGTGGATGCTTACAAAGGAAAG GTAATCATCGCTGTATTCACAAATGATGCTTCTCACGTTCGACACACACGTGCTGCAGGTGACGGAGTTGGTAGTCGTGTTGACAATATAACG AGTAATACCATTAACGCCTCCAAAGAATATGACGCAACCTATCCCGTCATGTTCACCATCTTCCTGTGGTTTGGAGTAGCCTTCGTCTTCTCATTGATCGCCATTTGCA TTACTATCGCCGACATGGATCCGGGACGTGATTCGATCATCTACAGAATGACCTCCAACAGGATGAAGAAGGATAATTGA
- the LOC124179498 gene encoding acidic leucine-rich nuclear phosphoprotein 32 family member A isoform X3, whose amino-acid sequence MEKRIELEKRGKNPGEITEFVLDNCRSTNIVGLTDEFVALNSLSLINVGLTSLKGFPKLPNLKKLELSDNRISGGLSLLSTSPKLTHLNLSGNKIKDLDTLQPLKEFKNLKSLDLFNNEATCMDNYREKVFSLIPSLQYLDGFDVNDREVDDSEGEDDEVNGNDDCDGDANEDDSDEVSDEDDDDDLDEEVVALDSVYKDYVDDDSDEEDYIGGEEEEDAEENDDDLDEEDGQEEDEAASPARGKKRKHEDGGEVGN is encoded by the exons ATGGAGAAACGGATAGAGCTTGAGAAGCGGGGAAAAAACCCAGGCGAA atAACAGAGTTTGTCCTGGACAACTGTAGGAGTACAAACATTGTAGGTTTGACCGACGAGTTTGTAGCTCTGAACTCACTCAGCCTCATTAATGTGGGTCTCACAAGTCTGAAGGGATTTCCTAAGTTACCAAATCTGAAGAAG TTGGAGCTGAGTGACAACAGAATCTCTGGAGGTTTGTCCCTTCTAAGTACCAGCCCTAAATTGACTCACCTCAACCTTAGTGGAAACAAAATCAAAGACCTTGACACGCTGCAGCCTTTG aaagAGTTCAAAAACCTGAAGAGTCTGGACCTATTCAACAATGAGGCAACATGCATGGACAATTACAGGGAAAAGGTTTTCAGCCTTATCCCCAGCTTACAATATCTCGATGG ATTCGATGTTAATGATCGCGAGGTCGATGACAGTGAAGGTGAAGATGACGAGGTGAATGGAAATGATGACTGCGACGGTGACGCCAATGAAGATGACAGCGACGAAG TTTCGGACGaggatgacgacgacgacttaGATGAGGAAGTTGTTGCTTTGGATAGCGTATACAAAGATTACGTGGAT GATGATAGTGACGAGGAGGATTATATTGGaggggaggaggaagaggatgCTGAGGAAAACGACGATGACCTTGACGAGGAGGATGGTCAAGAAGAGGACGAAG caGCATCACCAGCCCGAggcaagaaaagaaaacacgaGGACGGCGGCGAGGTGGGGAACTAG
- the LOC124179498 gene encoding acidic leucine-rich nuclear phosphoprotein 32 family member A isoform X2 gives MEKRIELEKRGKNPGEITEFVLDNCRSTNIVGLTDEFVALNSLSLINVGLTSLKGFPKLPNLKKLELSDNRISGGLSLLSTSPKLTHLNLSGNKIKDLDTLQPLKEFKNLKSLDLFNNEATCMDNYREKVFSLIPSLQYLDGFDVNDREVDDSEGEDDEVNGNDDCDGDANEDDSDEVSDEDDDDDLDEEVVALDSVYKDYVDDDSDEEDYIGGEEEEDAEENDDDLDEEDGQEEDEGRIPFASPARGKKRKHEDGGEVGN, from the exons ATGGAGAAACGGATAGAGCTTGAGAAGCGGGGAAAAAACCCAGGCGAA atAACAGAGTTTGTCCTGGACAACTGTAGGAGTACAAACATTGTAGGTTTGACCGACGAGTTTGTAGCTCTGAACTCACTCAGCCTCATTAATGTGGGTCTCACAAGTCTGAAGGGATTTCCTAAGTTACCAAATCTGAAGAAG TTGGAGCTGAGTGACAACAGAATCTCTGGAGGTTTGTCCCTTCTAAGTACCAGCCCTAAATTGACTCACCTCAACCTTAGTGGAAACAAAATCAAAGACCTTGACACGCTGCAGCCTTTG aaagAGTTCAAAAACCTGAAGAGTCTGGACCTATTCAACAATGAGGCAACATGCATGGACAATTACAGGGAAAAGGTTTTCAGCCTTATCCCCAGCTTACAATATCTCGATGG ATTCGATGTTAATGATCGCGAGGTCGATGACAGTGAAGGTGAAGATGACGAGGTGAATGGAAATGATGACTGCGACGGTGACGCCAATGAAGATGACAGCGACGAAG TTTCGGACGaggatgacgacgacgacttaGATGAGGAAGTTGTTGCTTTGGATAGCGTATACAAAGATTACGTGGAT GATGATAGTGACGAGGAGGATTATATTGGaggggaggaggaagaggatgCTGAGGAAAACGACGATGACCTTGACGAGGAGGATGGTCAAGAAGAGGACGAAGGTAGGATACCTTTCG CATCACCAGCCCGAggcaagaaaagaaaacacgaGGACGGCGGCGAGGTGGGGAACTAG
- the LOC124179498 gene encoding acidic leucine-rich nuclear phosphoprotein 32 family member A isoform X4: MEKRIELEKRGKNPGEITEFVLDNCRSTNIVGLTDEFVALNSLSLINVGLTSLKGFPKLPNLKKLELSDNRISGGLSLLSTSPKLTHLNLSGNKIKDLDTLQPLKEFKNLKSLDLFNNEATCMDNYREKVFSLIPSLQYLDGFDVNDREVDDSEGEDDEVNGNDDCDGDANEDDSDEVSDEDDDDDLDEEVVALDSVYKDYVDDDSDEEDYIGGEEEEDAEENDDDLDEEDGQEEDEASPARGKKRKHEDGGEVGN, translated from the exons ATGGAGAAACGGATAGAGCTTGAGAAGCGGGGAAAAAACCCAGGCGAA atAACAGAGTTTGTCCTGGACAACTGTAGGAGTACAAACATTGTAGGTTTGACCGACGAGTTTGTAGCTCTGAACTCACTCAGCCTCATTAATGTGGGTCTCACAAGTCTGAAGGGATTTCCTAAGTTACCAAATCTGAAGAAG TTGGAGCTGAGTGACAACAGAATCTCTGGAGGTTTGTCCCTTCTAAGTACCAGCCCTAAATTGACTCACCTCAACCTTAGTGGAAACAAAATCAAAGACCTTGACACGCTGCAGCCTTTG aaagAGTTCAAAAACCTGAAGAGTCTGGACCTATTCAACAATGAGGCAACATGCATGGACAATTACAGGGAAAAGGTTTTCAGCCTTATCCCCAGCTTACAATATCTCGATGG ATTCGATGTTAATGATCGCGAGGTCGATGACAGTGAAGGTGAAGATGACGAGGTGAATGGAAATGATGACTGCGACGGTGACGCCAATGAAGATGACAGCGACGAAG TTTCGGACGaggatgacgacgacgacttaGATGAGGAAGTTGTTGCTTTGGATAGCGTATACAAAGATTACGTGGAT GATGATAGTGACGAGGAGGATTATATTGGaggggaggaggaagaggatgCTGAGGAAAACGACGATGACCTTGACGAGGAGGATGGTCAAGAAGAGGACGAAG CATCACCAGCCCGAggcaagaaaagaaaacacgaGGACGGCGGCGAGGTGGGGAACTAG
- the LOC124179771 gene encoding ATPase H(+)-transporting accessory protein 2 isoform X1: MFRQILCVAVTLAAVQAHGTFTIMHSPESVTFHGNEEVCQSLLPEIFSLTLGYTTKMRGSWDGMRITNIFDLPEAVVGVAIEGVTSIEPPRGKHYPLIEDESEETTWQALSGRLEERDNSETVVRINTADGVDALGRSALGELKLKPVNVASLKTLSLENESDRKFLEEIQLLDAFTNKVLSGITIDDKTDLYWFVVSALSPVIDSHRDKPAAVKEALAILNDALSRLSNAFVDAYKGKVIIAVFTNDASHVRHTRAAGDGVGSRVDNITAQSSHKTVESTTEGKINRSTIESYERKPRVLQIKSNTINASKEYDATYPVMFTIFLWFGVAFVFSLIAICITIADMDPGRDSIIYRMTSNRMKKDN; the protein is encoded by the exons atgttCCGGCAGATATTATGCGTGGCTGTCACGCTGGCTGCAG TTCAAGCCCATGGGACATTCACTATCATGCACAGCCCAGAGAGCGTCACGTTCCATGGAAATGAGGAAGTTTGTCAAAGCCTGCTACCTGAGATTTTCAGTTTAACGCTTGGATACACTACGAAAATG AGAGGCTCGTGGGACGGAATGAGAATCACGAATATCTTTGATCTACCTGAAGCAGTAGTCGGCGTCGCCATAGAAGGTGTGACATCTATAGAACCGCCCAGAGGCAAACATTACCCTCTGATCGAAGATGAGTCAGAAGAAACTACATGGCAAGCTTTGAGTGGTCGTCTTGAAGAGCGTGACAACTCTGAAACGGTTGTCAGAATTAATACTGCAGATGGTGTAGATGCT CTGGGACGATCTGCTCTTGGAGAGTTGAAACTTAAACCAGTCAACGTGGCATCTTTAAAAACACTTAGTTTAGAAAATGAGTCGGACAGGAAATTTTTGGAAGAAATACAGTTGCTGGACGCTTTCACAAACAAAGTATTGTCAGGAATAACTATCGATGACAAAACAGATCTTTACTGGTTCGTCGTCTCCGCACTTTCGCCTGTAATCGATTCTCACAGGGATAAACCAGCTGCAGTTAAAGAAGCTTTGGCTATTCTCAATGATGCTCTTAGTCGTCTCAGTAACGCATTCGTGGATGCTTACAAAGGAAAG GTAATCATCGCTGTATTCACAAATGATGCTTCTCACGTTCGACACACACGTGCTGCAGGTGACGGAGTTGGTAGTCGTGTTGACAATATAACG gCCCAAAGTAGCCATAAAACTGTAGAATCTACCACAGAAGGTAAAATTAATCGGAGTACAATTGAATCATATGAAAGAAAGCCAAGAGTTTTACAAATCAAG AGTAATACCATTAACGCCTCCAAAGAATATGACGCAACCTATCCCGTCATGTTCACCATCTTCCTGTGGTTTGGAGTAGCCTTCGTCTTCTCATTGATCGCCATTTGCA TTACTATCGCCGACATGGATCCGGGACGTGATTCGATCATCTACAGAATGACCTCCAACAGGATGAAGAAGGATAATTGA
- the LOC124179498 gene encoding acidic leucine-rich nuclear phosphoprotein 32 family member A isoform X1 — protein MEKRIELEKRGKNPGEITEFVLDNCRSTNIVGLTDEFVALNSLSLINVGLTSLKGFPKLPNLKKLELSDNRISGGLSLLSTSPKLTHLNLSGNKIKDLDTLQPLKEFKNLKSLDLFNNEATCMDNYREKVFSLIPSLQYLDGFDVNDREVDDSEGEDDEVNGNDDCDGDANEDDSDEVSDEDDDDDLDEEVVALDSVYKDYVDDDSDEEDYIGGEEEEDAEENDDDLDEEDGQEEDEGRIPFAASPARGKKRKHEDGGEVGN, from the exons ATGGAGAAACGGATAGAGCTTGAGAAGCGGGGAAAAAACCCAGGCGAA atAACAGAGTTTGTCCTGGACAACTGTAGGAGTACAAACATTGTAGGTTTGACCGACGAGTTTGTAGCTCTGAACTCACTCAGCCTCATTAATGTGGGTCTCACAAGTCTGAAGGGATTTCCTAAGTTACCAAATCTGAAGAAG TTGGAGCTGAGTGACAACAGAATCTCTGGAGGTTTGTCCCTTCTAAGTACCAGCCCTAAATTGACTCACCTCAACCTTAGTGGAAACAAAATCAAAGACCTTGACACGCTGCAGCCTTTG aaagAGTTCAAAAACCTGAAGAGTCTGGACCTATTCAACAATGAGGCAACATGCATGGACAATTACAGGGAAAAGGTTTTCAGCCTTATCCCCAGCTTACAATATCTCGATGG ATTCGATGTTAATGATCGCGAGGTCGATGACAGTGAAGGTGAAGATGACGAGGTGAATGGAAATGATGACTGCGACGGTGACGCCAATGAAGATGACAGCGACGAAG TTTCGGACGaggatgacgacgacgacttaGATGAGGAAGTTGTTGCTTTGGATAGCGTATACAAAGATTACGTGGAT GATGATAGTGACGAGGAGGATTATATTGGaggggaggaggaagaggatgCTGAGGAAAACGACGATGACCTTGACGAGGAGGATGGTCAAGAAGAGGACGAAGGTAGGATACCTTTCG caGCATCACCAGCCCGAggcaagaaaagaaaacacgaGGACGGCGGCGAGGTGGGGAACTAG
- the LOC124179771 gene encoding renin receptor isoform X3 codes for MFRQILCVAVTLAAVQAHGTFTIMHSPESVTFHGNEEVCQSLLPEIFSLTLGYTTKMRGSWDGMRITNIFDLPEAVVGVAIEGVTSIEPPRGKHYPLIEDESEETTWQALSGRLEERDNSETVVRINTADGVDALGRSALGELKLKPVNVASLKTLSLENESDRKFLEEIQLLDAFTNKVLSGITIDDKTDLYWFVVSALSPVIDSHRDKPAAVKEALAILNDALSRLSNAFVDAYKGKVIIAVFTNDASHVRHTRAAGDGVGSRVDNITLLKKLLIKLAGWIHSSLRLCLLSISESLPSQILY; via the exons atgttCCGGCAGATATTATGCGTGGCTGTCACGCTGGCTGCAG TTCAAGCCCATGGGACATTCACTATCATGCACAGCCCAGAGAGCGTCACGTTCCATGGAAATGAGGAAGTTTGTCAAAGCCTGCTACCTGAGATTTTCAGTTTAACGCTTGGATACACTACGAAAATG AGAGGCTCGTGGGACGGAATGAGAATCACGAATATCTTTGATCTACCTGAAGCAGTAGTCGGCGTCGCCATAGAAGGTGTGACATCTATAGAACCGCCCAGAGGCAAACATTACCCTCTGATCGAAGATGAGTCAGAAGAAACTACATGGCAAGCTTTGAGTGGTCGTCTTGAAGAGCGTGACAACTCTGAAACGGTTGTCAGAATTAATACTGCAGATGGTGTAGATGCT CTGGGACGATCTGCTCTTGGAGAGTTGAAACTTAAACCAGTCAACGTGGCATCTTTAAAAACACTTAGTTTAGAAAATGAGTCGGACAGGAAATTTTTGGAAGAAATACAGTTGCTGGACGCTTTCACAAACAAAGTATTGTCAGGAATAACTATCGATGACAAAACAGATCTTTACTGGTTCGTCGTCTCCGCACTTTCGCCTGTAATCGATTCTCACAGGGATAAACCAGCTGCAGTTAAAGAAGCTTTGGCTATTCTCAATGATGCTCTTAGTCGTCTCAGTAACGCATTCGTGGATGCTTACAAAGGAAAG GTAATCATCGCTGTATTCACAAATGATGCTTCTCACGTTCGACACACACGTGCTGCAGGTGACGGAGTTGGTAGTCGTGTTGACAATATAACG CTTTTGAAGAAGCTGCTGATAAAGCTGGCTGGTTGGATTCACTCCTCACTTCGTCTTTGTCTTCTTTCCATCTCAGAATCGTTACCCAGCCAAATATTATACTAA